From one Amycolatopsis sp. FDAARGOS 1241 genomic stretch:
- a CDS encoding DUF6223 family protein: MISDIQSHDEKELLMSVPHLLAAAAAGLPGSFGIAAPEAAHDVVQAAGVGAYTLTAARFWATSAALLGLAGAVVGAVALSRAIRRIGNSGRRGAVAALASGLIAVVGGALNLAVADGGPGTGNGVIGGALAVLVGLMAMVLGGLVLARARHTATPSDRPTGANPSAGR, encoded by the coding sequence ATGATCAGTGACATCCAGTCGCACGACGAGAAGGAGCTGCTCATGTCCGTGCCTCACCTGCTCGCCGCCGCAGCCGCCGGCCTGCCGGGAAGTTTTGGGATTGCCGCCCCGGAGGCCGCGCACGACGTGGTTCAGGCGGCCGGCGTCGGCGCCTACACCCTGACCGCCGCACGATTTTGGGCCACTTCGGCCGCGCTACTGGGGTTGGCCGGCGCGGTCGTCGGCGCAGTGGCGCTGTCCCGTGCCATCCGTCGTATCGGCAACAGCGGGAGAAGGGGAGCCGTGGCGGCCCTGGCATCCGGGCTGATCGCCGTGGTCGGCGGCGCGCTGAACCTGGCCGTCGCCGACGGGGGTCCCGGCACCGGCAACGGCGTGATCGGTGGCGCCTTGGCCGTGCTGGTGGGGCTCATGGCCATGGTCCTCGGCGGGCTGGTGCTGGCCCGCGCTCGCCACACCGCCACACCATCTGACCGGCCGACCGGCGCGAATCCGAGCGCGGGTCGCTAG
- a CDS encoding sensor histidine kinase: MGRGRLRVIDWTIAVGVAASLLVAGLSEHHPATNLDPLGYALLVAGGLALAGRRGAPVTVLAVTGLCALGYLAVGFDVPVVAYLFAVYAAVRAGHRIVTVAASVIMVAALPFAVLVSLHDLGAALARGRGALELAWLIAAGAAGEALRQAERRAAEAERTREETARRRADEERLHIARELHDSLTHQISVIKVQAEAAVHVAGKRGEQVPEALLAIRDAGREAARELRATLEALRDDDKTAPRGLDHVPDLVHQARTAGLDATLTIEGHRHDVPVAVERTAYRIVQESLTNIARHAAAATASIRIDYRPDALAIRVDDDGNATPDAAPAPGVGLLGMRERVTVLGGHLRTAPRSEGGFTVQAELPLDQPS, translated from the coding sequence ATGGGTAGGGGGCGCCTCCGTGTCATCGACTGGACGATCGCCGTCGGCGTGGCGGCGTCCCTGCTGGTCGCTGGCCTGTCCGAGCACCACCCCGCCACGAATCTCGACCCGCTGGGTTACGCGTTGTTGGTAGCCGGCGGTCTGGCGCTGGCCGGGCGCCGCGGGGCTCCGGTGACCGTGTTGGCCGTGACCGGATTGTGCGCGCTCGGCTACCTAGCAGTTGGTTTCGACGTGCCTGTCGTCGCGTATCTGTTCGCGGTGTACGCCGCCGTGCGGGCGGGACACCGCATCGTCACGGTGGCGGCCTCAGTGATCATGGTCGCTGCACTCCCGTTCGCAGTCCTGGTCTCCCTGCACGACCTGGGCGCGGCACTCGCGCGAGGCCGAGGCGCCCTCGAGCTGGCTTGGCTGATCGCCGCCGGCGCGGCGGGTGAGGCCCTGCGACAGGCTGAGCGCCGGGCGGCTGAGGCCGAGCGCACCCGCGAGGAGACCGCACGTCGCCGTGCCGACGAGGAGCGGCTGCACATCGCGCGGGAGCTGCACGATTCGCTCACCCACCAGATCTCGGTGATCAAGGTGCAGGCTGAAGCCGCCGTCCACGTGGCCGGCAAGCGAGGGGAACAGGTGCCCGAGGCGCTGCTGGCGATCCGGGACGCCGGTCGTGAGGCGGCCCGGGAACTGCGCGCGACCCTGGAGGCACTGCGTGATGACGACAAGACCGCGCCTCGCGGGCTCGACCACGTTCCGGACCTGGTGCACCAGGCCCGCACGGCCGGCCTGGACGCCACGCTGACGATCGAGGGACACCGACACGACGTGCCGGTCGCGGTGGAGCGGACCGCGTACCGGATCGTGCAGGAGTCGCTGACCAACATCGCCCGGCACGCCGCCGCCGCCACCGCGTCGATCCGAATCGACTACCGGCCCGATGCCCTCGCCATCCGTGTCGATGATGACGGTAACGCCACCCCGGACGCCGCTCCGGCCCCCGGTGTCGGGCTGCTCGGAATGCGTGAACGAGTCACCGTCCTCGGAGGTCATCTGCGGACGGCCCCTCGCAGCGAGGGTGGCTTCACCGTCCAAGCCGAACTTCCCCTGGATCAACCCTCATGA
- a CDS encoding response regulator transcription factor — MIRVLLVDDQPLIRSGFRALLDVENDIDVVAEAADGSEGLTLAREHLPDVALIDIQMPVIDGIEATRRIAADPALAQVHVVILTNYGLDEYVFNALRAGAAGFLVKDILPEDFLHAIRVAARGDALLAPSITRKLINRYVSQPGNTGTGTGLKELTNREREAVALVAQGLSNDQIADHMVISPTTAKTHINRAMTKLHARDRAQLVVLAYESGLVTPRNS; from the coding sequence ATGATCCGCGTCCTATTGGTCGATGACCAGCCGCTCATTCGCAGCGGGTTCCGCGCGCTGCTTGACGTCGAGAACGACATCGACGTGGTCGCCGAGGCGGCCGACGGCAGCGAAGGCTTGACACTGGCCCGGGAACACCTACCCGACGTCGCGCTCATCGACATTCAGATGCCGGTCATCGACGGCATCGAAGCGACCCGGCGCATCGCCGCGGACCCCGCCCTCGCGCAGGTGCACGTCGTGATTTTGACCAACTACGGCCTGGACGAATACGTCTTCAACGCGCTGCGCGCCGGCGCGGCCGGCTTCCTCGTCAAAGACATCCTGCCCGAAGACTTCCTGCACGCCATCCGCGTCGCCGCGCGCGGCGACGCCCTGCTCGCACCATCGATCACCCGCAAGCTCATCAACAGATACGTCAGCCAGCCGGGCAACACCGGCACCGGGACGGGGCTGAAAGAGCTGACCAACCGCGAACGCGAGGCCGTCGCCCTGGTCGCACAAGGCCTGTCCAACGACCAGATCGCCGACCACATGGTGATCAGCCCGACAACCGCAAAAACCCACATCAACCGAGCCATGACCAAGCTTCACGCCCGCGACCGCGCCCAGCTCGTCGTCCTCGCCTACGAATCCGGTCTGGTAACCCCGCGCAACTCCTGA
- a CDS encoding transposase: MLTHAGRKTHPDPRLRCDRYATILAQACNFGLTAKAEVCSVSYDTLAWTRSCQAPD; encoded by the coding sequence CTGCTCACGCACGCCGGTCGGAAGACACATCCGGATCCGCGTTTGCGGTGCGACCGCTACGCCACGATCCTCGCGCAGGCCTGCAACTTCGGGCTGACCGCGAAGGCCGAGGTGTGCAGCGTCTCCTACGACACCTTGGCCTGGACCCGCTCGTGTCAGGCCCCGGACTGA